One segment of Trypanosoma brucei brucei TREU927 chromosome 8, complete sequence DNA contains the following:
- a CDS encoding mu-adaptin 4, putative → MPISQVFILSPRGERIVFKDYKRDAPSNTDETFFRTYKFWDGTHRRLIRHSAPEGDCPPFFTEKGVHFCFVKRNELLFVCTSLTNTSPSLTLDMLLRILEVIRDYLGSISEKAVRQNFTLVYELLDEVLDLGIPQELSTKRLRPYIFNDIVPVMRDNFISMDYLVDSLGIGDILEQTRCSDATETSVMKASAEQRNEIYVDLIERLHAVFDAAGQVVVVGVDGSIVMKSFLVGTPVLNLFLSGGFGVRGYELSSSLLDYVNFHDEADYNKFESERLLSIHPPEGEFTLMSYHCSISATTMPLHLAHSLVELSEHQLELELRVRAAIPAGRYAINVTVTVPTPPFCTAAAAELKADVSGQAFEHRKEECCAVWSIEKLLGTAEEVCSIRLSTGTAVKPDVHRKLGPISVEFEVPQYSLTGLSVKALDITERSDAYNPSRWIRNIVLADSYVFRTH, encoded by the coding sequence ATGCCCATTTCGCAAGTGTTCATCCTTTCTCCTCGTGGTGAGAGAATTGTCTTTAAGGACTACAAACGAGATGCCCCTTCCAACACCGATGAGACTTTCTTTCGCACTTACAAATTCTGGGATGGAACCCACAGGAGGCTCATTCGGCACTCAGCGCCTGAGGGCGACTGCCCTCCATTCTTCACGGAAAAGGGTGTACACTTTTGCTTCGTCAAGCGTAACgaacttctttttgtttgcacatCGCTGACAAACACGTCGCCGAGTCTGACGCTGGACATGCTCCTTCGCATTTTGGAGGTCATCAGGGACTACTTGGGTTCCATCTCAGAAAAAGCAGTGCGACAAAACTTCACGTTAGTGTACGAGTTGTTGGATGAAGTGCTTGACCTCGGCATACCTCAGGAACTGAGCACGAAACGGCTGCGGCCGTATATTTTTAACGACATCGTTCCTGTAATGCGGGATAACTTCATATCCATGGATTACCTTGTCGATAGCTTAGGCATCGGGGATATTTTGGAACAGACACGGTGCAGTGATGCAACAGAAACGTCCGTTATGAAGGCATCTGCGGAGCAGAGAAACGAGATTTATGTGGATTTAATTGAGCGCCTTCATGCCGTATTTGACGCTGCTGgacaggtggtggtggtaggTGTTGATGGCTCAATCGTCATGAAAAGTTTTCTTGTGGGTACCCCAGTTCTTAACCTGTTCTTGAGCGGTGGATTTGGCGTTAGGGGGTATGagctttcttcttccttactTGATTACGTCAACTTCCACGACGAGGCTGACTACAACAAATTCGAGTCTGAGCGACTGCTCTCAATCCACCCACCGGAGGGAGAGTTCACGCTCATGAGTTATCACTGTAGTATTTCAGCGACCACGATGCCGCTCCATCTCGCACATTCGCTGGTCGAGTTGTCAGAGCATCAGTTAGAACTGGAATTGCGCGTGCGGGCGGCTATTCCCGCCGGCCGTTACGCCATAAACGTCACCGTCACTGTTCCTACACCACCGTTCTGTACCGCTGCGGCAGCGGAGCTTAAGGCGGACGTCTCAGGACAAGCATTTGAgcacaggaaagaagagtgttgtgccGTGTGGAGCATTGAGAAGCTCTTGGGGACGGCCGAAGAGGTCTGCAGCATTCGTCTCAGTACGGGTACAGCGGTGAAACCGGATGTTCACCGCAAATTAGGCCCCATCTCGGTGGAGTTTGAGGTCCCGCAGTACAGTCTGACAGGTCTCAGCGTCAAGGCACTGGATATCACAGAGCGTAGCGATGCTTACAACCCGTCACGTTGGATTAGAAACATTGTGTTAGCTGATTCCTACGTATTCCGAACACATTGA
- a CDS encoding hypothetical protein, conserved (Gene contains nine 124 bp repeats in tandem, number of repeats uncertain.), which produces MKGSTSNSALWVTADQRSSERLEEKDVDYSKEPLFFDIPPIQQADAAVRPVKSTRGIPWRRIRESGVIAPDLDLKPPSPIRVVIDIRDKRERKGSKDDGVFAALPPRSGSFSLKSSRDVPGPPKTVEELLGAQWGPQCTGRASSDSETGYVSPSLVEVATTAVTTAAGNKHVNPRFTGDALILRSPRQTRAALLRREFNARTAREKVLSAFAQSTPRSLPTSKRPSIDLSEEYNAVARRRGAWVGVKGFPAAAATCVGSASCLGWPTGLPPRGKSSASPRTMKSATSLPFDPHSVIERNRECDDKRKVQGSSPYLSAVPSPALRGNCSSKKNTGTATNEHVGGPAPRIASCSIASFDDHFSSTSPRKGTVNNENTGKSLTDWPMTSVARRTNVPYELTSSVDSIDTEEFDYEKCLLQKNDHYATQSHGHPGKNRCKHSLGHDNDSCQLNIVEVSDVTEVDGPTKAGQAGHCRHKMNLSTGSCVPFFRELLDGRGKLQDDTSSIAFETLLEPNAIVGATLSGLQTARRAEPQTTNERLRDDTSSIAFETLLEPNAIVGATPSGLQTARRAEPQTTNERLRDDTSSIAFETLLEPNAIVGATPSGLQTARRAEPQTTNERLRDDTSSIAFETLLEPNAIVGATPSGLQTARRAEPQTTNERLRDDTSSIAFETLLEPNAIVGATLSGLQTARRAEPQTTNERLRDDTSSIAFETLLEPNAIVGATPSGLQTARRAEPQTTNERLRDDTSSIAFETLLEPNAIVGATLSGLQTARRAEPQTTNERLRDDTSSIAFETLLEPNAIVGATLSGLQTARRAEPQTTNERLRDDTSSIAFETLLEPNAIVGATPSGLQTARRAEPQTTNERLRDDTSSIAFETLLEPNAIVGATPSGLQTARRAEPQTTNERLRDDTSSIAFETLLEPNAIVGATLSGLQTARRAEPQTTNERLRDDTSSIAFETLLEPNAIVGATPSGLQTARRAEPQTTNERLRDDTSSIAFETLLEPNAIVGATPSGLQTARRAEPQTTNERLRDDTSSIAFETLLEPNAIVGATLSGLQTARRAEPQTTNERLRDDTSSIAFETLLEPNAIVGATPSGLQTARRAEPQTTNERLRDDTSSIAFETLLEPNAIVGATPSGLQTARRAEPQTTNERLRDDTSSIAFETLLEPNAIVGATPSGLQTARRAEPQTTNERLRDDTSSIAFETLLEPNAIVGATPSGLQTARIITADISEDRCSWVNSTVSLESLSDAGLGTNNIVGDFMTSDVIVDSLGESPQGNSGVRDEVQSESRDTFTGESSLTPRSLKSCFDNGETDSLPPILRSGARSVIVPNSSRVSFSGAGTRKTLSEVRRPSSDNGDGCVISTRSSSPRLWTPSKIRIRGEDILVPRHHRTENKGVRVDSPAGRSVLSTYATLRNRNYLGLMRRYFLTWKGLAKHCTTRTASTIGQSPTTCGSCVDDSSCGFVPTTAVVASLAAAAAAAAPTSSRAHGVNNPHSDPSKIRNLTARSLKLLLGDNYHSADYVYNHLRRKRLGQPRSHYRMVPPDEDDYVSSGSRHRSICSAETSFSYPSDDVTTPISMA; this is translated from the coding sequence ATGAAGGGCTCGACTTCCAACTCAGCTCTGTGGGTTACCGCCGACCAGCGCTCGTCCGAGCGGTTAGAAGAGAAAGACGTAGACTATAGTAAGGAGCCGCTTTTCTTCGACATCCCTCCCATACAGCAGGCGGACGCGGCGGTAAGGCCGGTAAAGTCCACAAGAGGAATTCCATGGAGGCGGATTAGGGAGTCGGGTGTGATTGCCCCAGACCTGGACCTTAAACCGCCGTCACCCATAAGAGTCGTGATTGATATCAGAGataaaagggagaggaagggaagtaAGGACGATGGGGTTTTTGCAGCACTTCCACCACGTAGTGGCTCTTTCTCCTTGAAAAGCTCACGTGACGTGCCAGGTCCACCGAAAACGGTGGAGGAGTTGTTAGGTGCCCAATGGGGTCCGCAGTGCACAGGGCGGGCATCTTCTGACAGCGAAACAGGATATGTCAGCCCAAGCCTCGTTGAGGTCGCTACCACTGCGGTGACCACCGCCGCCGGCAACAAACATGTCAACCCGCGCTTTACTGGAGACGCCTTAATTCTGAGGTCACCTCGGCAGACACGGGCGGCGCTACTTCGGCGGGAGTTCAACGCCAGAACTGCCAGAGAAAAGGTTTTGAGTGCATTTGCGCAATCGACGCCTCGCTCTTTGCCTACTAGCAAACGTCCATCCATAGACCTTAGCGAAGAATATAACGCTGTGGCCAGGAGAAGGGGCGCCTGGGTAGGGGTAAAGGGCTTTCCAGCCGCTGCAGCTACGTGTGTAGGCTCAGCGTCGTGCCTGGGGTGGCCGACGGGTCTGCCTCCCCGTGGTAAATCATCCGCGTCCCCACGAACCATGAAAAGTGCAACGTCCCTTCCCTTTGACCCACACTCTGTCATCGAAAGAAATAGAGAGTGTGATGACAAGAGGAAGGTGCAGGGCAGCTCCCCGTACTTATCAGCTGTACCATCCCCTGCTCTACGTGGCAACTGCTCGTCGAAAAAGAACACCGGCACCGCCACCAATGAGCATGTTGGCGGTCCGGCGCCACGCATTGCCAGTTGCAGTATTGCTTCATTTGATGATCATTTTTCAAGCACAAGCCCGAGAAAAGGGACGGTGAACAACGAAAACACAGGGAAGAGCCTCACTGATTGGCCAATGACGTCGGTGGCACGGCGGACCAATGTTCCATACGAACTTACCTCGTCTGTCGATAGCATTGATACGGAAGAATTCGATTATGAAAAGTGCCTGCTGCAAAAAAACGACCACTATGCAACTCAGTCCCACGGCCACCCTGGAAAAAACCGTTGCAAACATTCCTTAGGACACGACAACGACTCCTGTCAGCTTAATATTGTTGAAGTCTCTGATGTCACTGAAGTTGATGGGCCAACGAAGGCGGGTCAAGCAGGTCACTGCAGACATAAAATGAATCTGTCCACGGGTTCGTGTGTGCCTTTTTTTCGGGAACTGCTAGACGGGCGTGGGAAACTGCAGGATGACACCTCCAGTATTGCATTCGAGACGCTGTTAGAACCAAATGCCATTGTTGGAGCTACTCTTTCTGGTTTACAAACAGCGCGGAGGGCGGAACCGCAAACCACTAATGAGAGGCTGCGCGATGACACCTCCAGTATTGCATTCGAGACGCTGTTAGAACCAAATGCCATTGTTGGAGCTACTCCTTCTGGTTTACAAACAGCGCGGAGGGCGGAACCGCAAACCACTAATGAGAGGCTGCGCGATGACACCTCCAGTATTGCATTCGAGACGCTGTTAGAACCAAATGCCATTGTTGGAGCTACTCCTTCTGGTTTACAAACAGCCCGGAGGGCGGAACCGCAAACCACTAATGAGAGGCTGCGCGATGACACCTCCAGTATTGCATTCGAGACACTGTTAGAACCAAATGCCATTGTTGGAGCTACTCCTTCTGGTTTACAAACAGCCCGGAGGGCGGAACCGCAAACCACTAATGAGAGGCTGCGCGATGACACCTCCAGTATTGCATTCGAGACGCTGTTAGAACCAAATGCCATTGTTGGAGCTACTCTTTCTGGTTTACAAACAGCGCGGAGGGCGGAACCGCAAACCACTAATGAGAGGCTGCGCGATGACACCTCCAGTATTGCATTCGAGACGCTGTTAGAACCAAATGCCATTGTTGGAGCTACTCCTTCTGGTTTACAAACAGCGCGGAGGGCGGAACCGCAAACCACTAATGAGAGGCTGCGCGATGACACCTCCAGTATTGCATTCGAGACGCTGTTAGAACCAAATGCCATTGTTGGAGCTACTCTTTCTGGTTTACAAACAGCGCGGAGGGCGGAACCGCAAACCACTAATGAGAGGCTGCGCGATGACACCTCCAGTATTGCATTCGAGACGCTGTTAGAACCAAATGCCATTGTTGGAGCTACTCTTTCTGGTTTACAAACAGCGCGGAGGGCGGAACCGCAAACCACTAATGAGAGGCTGCGCGATGACACCTCCAGTATTGCATTCGAGACACTGTTAGAACCAAATGCCATTGTTGGAGCTACTCCTTCTGGTTTACAAACAGCGCGGAGGGCGGAACCGCAAACCACTAATGAGAGGCTGCGCGATGACACCTCCAGTATTGCATTCGAGACGCTGTTAGAACCAAATGCCATTGTTGGAGCTACTCCTTCTGGTTTACAAACAGCGCGGAGGGCGGAACCGCAAACCACTAATGAGAGGCTGCGCGATGACACCTCCAGTATTGCATTCGAGACGCTGTTAGAACCAAATGCCATTGTTGGAGCTACTCTTTCTGGTTTACAAACAGCGCGGAGGGCGGAACCGCAAACCACTAATGAGAGGCTGCGCGATGACACCTCCAGTATTGCATTCGAGACGCTGTTAGAACCAAATGCCATTGTTGGAGCTACTCCTTCTGGTTTACAAACAGCGCGGAGGGCGGAACCGCAAACCACTAATGAGAGGCTGCGCGATGACACCTCCAGTATTGCATTCGAGACACTGTTAGAACCAAATGCCATTGTTGGAGCTACTCCTTCTGGTTTACAAACAGCGCGGAGGGCGGAACCGCAAACCACTAATGAGAGGCTGCGCGATGACACCTCCAGTATTGCATTCGAGACGCTGTTAGAACCAAATGCCATTGTTGGAGCTACTCTTTCTGGTTTACAAACAGCGCGGAGGGCGGAACCGCAAACCACTAATGAGAGGCTGCGCGATGACACCTCCAGTATTGCATTCGAGACGCTGTTAGAACCAAATGCCATTGTTGGAGCTACTCCTTCTGGTTTACAAACAGCGCGGAGGGCGGAACCGCAAACCACTAATGAGAGGCTGCGCGATGACACCTCCAGTATTGCATTCGAGACACTGTTAGAACCAAATGCCATTGTTGGAGCTACTCCTTCTGGTTTACAAACAGCGCGGAGGGCGGAACCGCAAACCACTAATGAGAGGCTGCGCGATGACACCTCCAGTATTGCATTCGAGACACTGTTAGAACCAAATGCCATTGTTGGAGCTACTCCTTCTGGTTTACAAACAGCGCGGAGGGCGGAACCGCAAACCACTAATGAGAGGCTGCGCGATGACACCTCCAGTATTGCATTCGAGACGCTGTTAGAACCAAATGCCATTGTTGGAGCTACTCCTTCTGGTTTACAAACAGCGCGGATTATAACTGCTGATATTTCTGAAGATAGGTGCTCGTGGGTCAACTCCACTGTTTCTCTGGAGTCGCTATCGGACGCTGGCTTGGGAACGAACAACATCGTAGGGGACTTTATGACGTCCGATGTTATTGTGGACTCTTTGGGGGAGAGCCCGCAAGGAAATAGTGGTGTCAGAGATGAGGTACAGAGTGAATCGCGTGATACCTTTACTGGTGAATCAAGTCTAACACCGCGCAGTCTGAAAAGCTGCTTTGATAACGGAGAGACTGATTCGCTGCCGCCCATTTTACGCTCCGGAGCACGCTCGGTGATTGTGCCAAACTCTTCTCGCGTGAGTTTTTCTGGAGCAGGCACTAGGAAAACATTATCCGAGGTCAGGCGTCCATCATCGGATAATGGGGACGGTTGCGTCATCTCCACTcgttcctcctcccctcgaCTGTGGACTCCATCGAAGATACGAATTAGGGGAGAGGATATACTGGTTCCGAGGCATCATCGCACAGAAAACAAGGGGGTTAGAGTCGACTCCCCGGCGGGTCGTTCCGTTTTGTCAACATACGCTACGCTCCGCAATAGAAATTATCTGGGGCTTATGCGACGGTACTTTCTCACCTGGAAAGGGTTGGCAAAGCATTGTACGACACGAACTGCATCCACTATAGGACAATCACCCACTACCTGTGGAAGTTGTGTGGATGACTCGTCATGTGGCTTTGTTCCCACCACCGCCGTGGTAGCTTCACttgccgcagccgcagccgcagccgCCCCCACCTCCTCCAGAGCACATGGCGTCAACAACCCACACAGTGATCCCTCTAAGATACGTAATCTCACTGCGAGGAGTCTTAAGTTGCTTTTAGGTGACAACTATCACTCGGCAGATTACGTCTACAATCATTTGCGTAGGAAGCGACTTGGGCAACCAAGGTCCCACTATAGAATGGTGCCACCGGATGAAGATGATTATGTGTCATCGGGCAGCCGCCACAGGAGCATATGTTCAGCAGAAACAAGCTTTTCGTACCCGTCTGACGATGTGACCACGCCGATATCGATGGCGTGA